AAGAATGAAAAATGCATTGGATAAAGAAGAGCATCTAAAAAATTGTAATCACCAGTTTTCCTGGAAACGATGTGTATCTGCAAAACGAACAAAAAATAATAGATGAAAAACGATGGTGAAAGAAGATTAAAGATTGAAGAATAAACACCCACCAGCCAAGAAAATACCAAGAAGAAATTCAAACCCGCCGAGGCCGCACCTAAAGACATATTTTTAGTGAAGCCTTCAAACATCTCTTTAAAACCATTCGGATACATGCGAAACTTTATGATCCTGCCTCCAAGATAGTTGTTCACCGCATAACCTTTCTCTATAAACAACCTTCCAAGTTTTATATCCTCAAGTACGCCGTTCTTGAACGCCGAATGACCTTTAGTTTCTTCATAGTCCTTCCTCTTCACAACCACAACTGGTCCATATGCGCCCATGGGCTTCAGATTGAAAGCAGAAAAACTTCCCATCGAGCCTACGACGATCATGTTGAAAGGCAAGGTCAAATGTTCATAGAATTTTTCCAGCCTTTGGTTCGGCCAAACTGAGACGAGACCACCGTCCTTCATTAAAAGTGCGACTAAAGTTTCCACTGCGTTCCTCGCTGGTTCAACATCGGCGTCCATGAACACGATGATTTCTCCATCGCTTTTCAAATAACCGTTCCAACATGCCCAAGACTTCCCAACCCATCCTGGTGGAGGTTCTTCCTTGAGATCCACCAAGACGATACCATCGAACCTCATCACAACTTGTTTTGTCGCATCGGTAGAATTGTCGTTCACAACGATTATTTGGAGGTTCTTATAAGTTTGTTCCTTCAACGCCGAAAGAAGTTTCGGTAAGTTCTTCTCCTCATTGCGTGCAGGAACGATCAGTGAAACTTTTGGAAGATCGTTAGACTTCGACTCAGATATGAATCTCAATCTCCAAAAAATCAACCATCCGACAAACCAGCAGAAAAACAAGATTGAATGTTGTAGCAGCGTCCAAGACATGCTAAAGTTTCAGTGCGTTTTCAAAAAATTCAGAATCTCATTCAAGTCTGGCAATTCCCTGATCGGATAGACTTTGAAGAAAATCACTTTTCCCGTCTCATCCACGATCACATTAGCTCGCTCGGAAAAACCATCTTTTTCTCTGAATATACCGTAAAGTTTTGCAACCTCTCCGTGTGGCCAGAAATCTGAAAGGATCCTCAATCTTTTCAATCCTAAAGAACCAGCCCAAGCTTTTTTGCTCGGCACAGGATCCACACTCAAGCCCAAAGGAACCGTGTTCAGTTTTTCGAACTCTTCATAATTTTGCTCCAAAGCTTTCATTTGCTCCGCGCACACAGAAGTCCACGCCAAAGGATGGAACGAAAGCAGCACCTTTTTACCTTTGAATTGAAAAAGTTGAATCAAGTTCCCATCTTGATCCTTCAATGAAAAATTCAATGCTTCAGAACCGATTTTCAACATATACATCACTCCTTTCTGTTTAAATTTTAAACGCTTCTTATCATAACAAGTCGCAAGAGAAGTGAAAAAACAATAATACTAAAATAATTTGTAACCTTCAAAACACTGAGCACGTGATTCTCTCTTTGAAGTTCATGTCACATTCGGTATTTTTGAAATGGATATGAACCAAACTTGAATGAACTTGCTCAGGACAGACGCGCTGTTTTTCTGCAAAAATTGGCAGAGGTTTTCAAGTCAAAACTTGCGCATTGTTTTTTGTCCAGTTTGAGTTGGAATGTTGTGTCGCTCATTCAACCAAAAGCTATCGGCAATGTTGTTGAACTTTTTCCCAAATCTTTTCATTCTGTTTTTGTTCAATTCGTCTTGAGTTCCAAAGCACCAATTTATCATGACTCAAATACAGCATTGTATAATGGTTTGTACGGCCAAAGGGGGTGGAAAGTTGAACGCGATAGTCGTGAGAAATCTCAGAAAGTACTATGGATCAGTCAAAGCAGTCGATGGGGTTGATTTAGACGTTGAGGAAGGAACTGTTGTGGCACTTTTGGGCCCAAACGGTGCGGGTAAGACCACGACGGTGGAGATCATGGAAGGTTTGAGAAAGAAAGACAGTGGAGAAATATATTATTTTGGTAGGAAAGTGGAACGAATCGATGAGGAAATCAAATCTCAGATGGGTGTTCAGCTTCAAAAGACTGCCTTTTTTGAATATTTGACTGTTCAGGAAACTATAGAGCTGTTCGCAGGTTTGTACGGAGTCAAAGTTGATAAGAAACGAGTGATCGAGCTTGTAGAAATTGTAGCTTTGCAAGAGAAACTGAAAAGCAAAGTGAAGAACCTTTCTGGTGGGCAGCTCCAAAGACTCTCCTTCGCCGTGGCACTCGTGAACGATCCGAAGATACTGTTTTTAGATGAACCCACCACTGGGCTCGATCCTCAAGCTAGGAGGCACACATGGCAGATAATAGAAGAATTGAAGAAGAAAGGTAAAACGATCTTTCTGACAACTCATTACATGGAAGAAGCAGAAAAACTGGCAGACAAAGTTTACATCATGGATCATGGAAAGATCATAGCGAGTGGGACAGTGGCTCAGCTTGTGAATTTGCTCGAAATGGACAGCTACATAGAATTCACTGCGGACAATCCCCATGTCCTTCAAAGAGAAATCGCCGAGCTGAAACTTTCTGATCACGATAGGCTGATCCTACCGACGAGTAACGTTGAAGAATCCATCCACATGTTGCTGACCAAAGCAAAGCAACTAGGAATCGTCATAGACAACGTCGTCATCAGAAGACCGAACCTTGAAGACGTTTTTTTGAACCTGACGGGTCGTTCTCTCAGAGATTGAGGGTGGTCTGCGTGAAGATCTTCAAGCTGGCGAAAGCTTTCTTTCTGAACGATGTGCGTGAATTCAATGGTTTTTTCTGGCCATTCGTTTTTCCACTCATACTTTTCTTCATATTGTCCTCCGTTTTCTCTGGTTTTTATAACGACGAAGGTGTGAGTTTTAAGCTGGGAGTCTTCAAAGAAGAGGAACCGGCGGGTTTTGGCAAGATAGTTTCGCAGGTTCTCGAGCAGATCAGCCCAAAACCTTTCCAGATCGTATACTTTGACGATTTTGAAGAAGCTCAAAGGAATCTTCAGTTGAAGAAAATCGATGTGGTTCTGAAAATACCAAAAGGTTTGAATTTAGCTCTGGCTAGGAGTGTGCTGTTTGCTGGAGAAGCTGTGAAACTCGAAGTCTATACGCTGGTTAACTCCACTGAGTCTGAAACGGCTGGAAGGATATTACAGTCCATCTTCCAAAGCGTGGATGTTGAAATGACCAAGCAAATTTTGAGTCGAACCGGTGGAAAATACACACCGGTCGAATTCGAACTCAAACCCATTGAAAAACGTGGAATTAGTCGAGAATTCAAGTATACAACCTACATCTTTCCAGCCATTCTTTTGATGTCTATTCTTTCCTTAGCTGTTTTCAATTTATCTCTCAATTTGATCTACAATCGTGAAGCCGGTGTGAACAAGAAATTGTACACCACACCGATCAAAGCCTTAGAATACTTTTTCTCACTCGGTTTGAGTATATTTGTGTCCATGGTGTTGTCGTGCATTCTCATATACATGATGGGTTTGGGAGTGTACAAAGTGAGCACTCTTTCACTTTCGCTGAGTTTCATCGCTAAGCTTCTCTATTCGATGCTGGTTTGTTTCAGCATAGGAATGATGATCGTTTCATTCTGCAAGAGATTTTCAACCGCAATGGTTGTAGCTCAGATTTCTTATCAGATCATGATGTTCTTGGGAGGTTTTTACTTTCCTATTCTGAGTATTGACATGCCTTTCTTCATAAAGGCTATAGCCTATGTGCTACCGACAACTTATCTTGTGGAAAATCTGAGAGTCAGTCTGTACCATAGTGTATACGATCTATCGCAATTGCAACTGTGGTTGGTTCCAAGTGTATGGTTCGTTGCATCGATCGTCTTGTTCTCGTTGAATTTCAAGAAGGTGATGGCTTATGAGTAGAAAATTTTTCGCCTTTGCGAAAGCTTACACAGTAGAATCCGTCAGGAACTTTTCAAGTTTGTTCATGACTTTGTTTTTCCCTGTGGTGTTTCTTGTGATATTCGGTTTTTTGTTCGGTGGAGAATCTGATTATCGAAGAACTATGGGGGTGTGTGTTGACAATCCTAAGGTGCTCTCTGCGTTGCAGAATGATGGTAATTGGAATTTGAAGATCTACGAAAAAGATCAGGAACTGATACGAGATGTAGAAAAAGGAAAAATTCCTATGGGATTGAGCGTGCAGAGTTCAAAAGTTGTTCTACACTATCAAGACAATCCCTCTTTAATGGGAGAAGTGAAAATGATTGAGCTGTCTGTGAGAAATACTGTTGAAAAGGCTTTGAACTCGACCAAACAGTTCGTCAAGATCGAGACAGTTCAGCTGCATCAAACGGAGAAAGAAATATCAGGATTCGATTACATGGTCATGGGTGTGATAGCACTTTCTCTTTTCTCCAATGGCATGTTTTCAATGATAACTGTTTTTGGCAATTACAGAAAAAAAGGTGTTCTCAAAATGGTATCTCTGACCACCACGAAACCAATCACTGTGGTTTCGAGTGTATCACTCATAAGATTGATCTTCAGCTTCGTTTCACTTTTTGTGGTCTTGTTGGTGTGCAAAATCATCTTCAAAAGTGATATAACCTTCAACTGGCTTTTGTTGATACCCACCGTTGTATTCGTTACACTTGGAATGATGGCGATAGGGGTATTGATAGTTTCAATCTTCAAAAATCCTAACGCAGCAATCAACGTCGCTTCGGTTCTCAACACGGTCATGGTTTTCTTCTCTGGAGTTTACTTTCCGATCAGTTTCATGCCAGATTATCTAAGGTGGATCGCGTACATCTTGCCTGTCAAGTATGCAGCAGACCTTGTTCGATTCAGCGCCAATGCCCATATACTCAGTGTTTCGTATTTTTTGACGGTGAACACAATCTTTCTTTTTGGTGGTATCTTTGCTCTTTGGGTTTCTGCCAAGTTTTTCATGAGGCCAGAGTGAAGTATTCGAAAGAATAATCACTCAGTTTTGTGGGGGGGTGGTACGATGCGACTCGAAGTCATTTTCAAAACCAAGCACAGTGTGATACCAATCAACTATCAATATCAACTCTGTTCATTCGTGTACAAAAGACTCAGACATGAAGATCAAGATTTTGCCTCCTTCTTGCACGATCGAGGCTTTAAAGGGTTCAAGCTCTTCACCTTTTCTCAGCTGTTCTTCGACAGTTCCACTGTTAAGGATCGAATGCTACTTGTCGGTGAAGGAAAGGGACGTTGGTACATCTCTTCTTGTAGCGAAGATTTCATAAGGAACTTTTTCTCTTCGATGATTGAATCTCCAGTGATAGAAATAGAGGGTAATTTCTTCGAGATCGAGCAGATAAATACCTTGA
This sequence is a window from Pseudothermotoga sp.. Protein-coding genes within it:
- a CDS encoding ABC transporter permease; this encodes MSRKFFAFAKAYTVESVRNFSSLFMTLFFPVVFLVIFGFLFGGESDYRRTMGVCVDNPKVLSALQNDGNWNLKIYEKDQELIRDVEKGKIPMGLSVQSSKVVLHYQDNPSLMGEVKMIELSVRNTVEKALNSTKQFVKIETVQLHQTEKEISGFDYMVMGVIALSLFSNGMFSMITVFGNYRKKGVLKMVSLTTTKPITVVSSVSLIRLIFSFVSLFVVLLVCKIIFKSDITFNWLLLIPTVVFVTLGMMAIGVLIVSIFKNPNAAINVASVLNTVMVFFSGVYFPISFMPDYLRWIAYILPVKYAADLVRFSANAHILSVSYFLTVNTIFLFGGIFALWVSAKFFMRPE
- a CDS encoding ABC transporter permease — translated: MKIFKLAKAFFLNDVREFNGFFWPFVFPLILFFILSSVFSGFYNDEGVSFKLGVFKEEEPAGFGKIVSQVLEQISPKPFQIVYFDDFEEAQRNLQLKKIDVVLKIPKGLNLALARSVLFAGEAVKLEVYTLVNSTESETAGRILQSIFQSVDVEMTKQILSRTGGKYTPVEFELKPIEKRGISREFKYTTYIFPAILLMSILSLAVFNLSLNLIYNREAGVNKKLYTTPIKALEYFFSLGLSIFVSMVLSCILIYMMGLGVYKVSTLSLSLSFIAKLLYSMLVCFSIGMMIVSFCKRFSTAMVVAQISYQIMMFLGGFYFPILSIDMPFFIKAIAYVLPTTYLVENLRVSLYHSVYDLSQLQLWLVPSVWFVASIVLFSLNFKKVMAYE
- a CDS encoding glycosyltransferase family 2 protein, with amino-acid sequence MSWTLLQHSILFFCWFVGWLIFWRLRFISESKSNDLPKVSLIVPARNEEKNLPKLLSALKEQTYKNLQIIVVNDNSTDATKQVVMRFDGIVLVDLKEEPPPGWVGKSWACWNGYLKSDGEIIVFMDADVEPARNAVETLVALLMKDGGLVSVWPNQRLEKFYEHLTLPFNMIVVGSMGSFSAFNLKPMGAYGPVVVVKRKDYEETKGHSAFKNGVLEDIKLGRLFIEKGYAVNNYLGGRIIKFRMYPNGFKEMFEGFTKNMSLGAASAGLNFFLVFSWLVGVYSSIFNLLSPSFFIYYFLFVLQIHIVSRKTGDYNFLDALLYPMHFSFFLIVFFTSLIKVIFFKTVVWKGRKIRV
- a CDS encoding ABC transporter ATP-binding protein codes for the protein MNAIVVRNLRKYYGSVKAVDGVDLDVEEGTVVALLGPNGAGKTTTVEIMEGLRKKDSGEIYYFGRKVERIDEEIKSQMGVQLQKTAFFEYLTVQETIELFAGLYGVKVDKKRVIELVEIVALQEKLKSKVKNLSGGQLQRLSFAVALVNDPKILFLDEPTTGLDPQARRHTWQIIEELKKKGKTIFLTTHYMEEAEKLADKVYIMDHGKIIASGTVAQLVNLLEMDSYIEFTADNPHVLQREIAELKLSDHDRLILPTSNVEESIHMLLTKAKQLGIVIDNVVIRRPNLEDVFLNLTGRSLRD
- a CDS encoding peroxiredoxin; the protein is MLKIGSEALNFSLKDQDGNLIQLFQFKGKKVLLSFHPLAWTSVCAEQMKALEQNYEEFEKLNTVPLGLSVDPVPSKKAWAGSLGLKRLRILSDFWPHGEVAKLYGIFREKDGFSERANVIVDETGKVIFFKVYPIRELPDLNEILNFLKTH